The proteins below come from a single Ruegeria sp. THAF33 genomic window:
- a CDS encoding low temperature requirement protein A yields the protein MALHDHPMWRKPQHHQDLDHAHDHVHWAELFYDLIHVVTIFLLGNYLSHHLDLHGFLVFAGVFITLWYAWGELSIFNSIFVSTDFWHRLIMAVMICTVMFMAAAIPAIDGKGWVFFALGFAANRVLLAALYYRARRVNSSGESMSTAQIRNFSVFAVIFAITAFLPTPLAYWVFAAAMAATQAMYMIPGLTVLRFERFVPRLGHMAERFALLTLIVLGEGFFKLVVTLSEKGIYKVSLDVLVNFVIGGVSMFVMCWIYFDFVGNAKPNDKKVSTLVIWWLAHLILMLCGVMVGVALAAEVKVGFWEPYPTEYAAIGCFGLAGYIAMLWVLQNVIEHRLASDFGRWDVRVFGIVLAIACFFIVPHVPSLVGNLIWGTALLSQIAIPLTRAWTQFRHE from the coding sequence ATGGCATTGCATGACCACCCCATGTGGCGAAAGCCCCAACATCACCAGGACCTTGACCATGCACATGATCATGTCCACTGGGCCGAGCTGTTCTACGACCTGATCCATGTCGTGACGATCTTTCTGCTGGGAAATTACTTGTCGCATCATCTCGATCTGCATGGGTTTCTTGTGTTCGCTGGGGTCTTCATCACGCTCTGGTACGCGTGGGGCGAACTCAGCATATTCAACTCGATCTTCGTCAGCACCGATTTCTGGCACCGGCTGATTATGGCCGTGATGATCTGCACGGTAATGTTCATGGCAGCGGCGATCCCGGCTATTGACGGAAAGGGTTGGGTTTTCTTCGCGTTAGGATTTGCCGCGAACAGGGTCCTGCTTGCGGCGCTGTACTATCGCGCCCGGCGGGTCAATTCATCTGGCGAGTCCATGTCGACGGCCCAGATCCGGAATTTTTCGGTTTTTGCGGTGATCTTTGCCATCACGGCATTTCTGCCAACACCCTTGGCCTATTGGGTGTTTGCTGCCGCAATGGCGGCCACACAGGCGATGTATATGATCCCAGGCCTCACTGTATTGCGCTTCGAACGTTTCGTCCCGCGCCTTGGCCATATGGCGGAACGGTTTGCTCTGCTGACACTGATCGTTCTGGGCGAAGGGTTCTTCAAACTCGTCGTTACTTTGTCCGAGAAAGGCATCTACAAAGTCTCACTTGATGTGCTTGTTAATTTCGTCATCGGTGGCGTTTCGATGTTCGTCATGTGCTGGATTTATTTTGACTTTGTCGGCAACGCCAAGCCCAACGACAAGAAGGTGTCGACATTGGTCATCTGGTGGCTTGCGCATCTGATATTGATGTTATGCGGCGTCATGGTAGGCGTGGCCTTAGCTGCCGAGGTCAAAGTCGGTTTTTGGGAGCCATACCCGACCGAATATGCCGCCATTGGCTGTTTCGGCCTTGCAGGATATATCGCCATGCTTTGGGTGCTCCAGAACGTTATTGAACACCGTCTTGCATCGGACTTTGGGCGCTGGGATGTGCGGGTATTTGGGATCGTTCTGGCTATTGCCTGTTTCTTTATCGTCCCCCATGTTCCCTCGTTGGTTGGCAATCTGATCTGGGGCACAGCCTTGCTATCGCAAATCGCGATCCCCCTGACGCGCGCCTGGACGCAGTTTCGACATGAGTGA